A window of the Halobacterium hubeiense genome harbors these coding sequences:
- a CDS encoding MBL fold metallo-hydrolase, which translates to MAPGDVFDVEQCSDISYVDTGMYDTGEYGSVYVVDADRPAIVDTGIGTNYERVLAALDDCGIAPADLEAILVTHVHLDHAGGAGFIAEECPNADVYVHEIGAPHLADPSRLVEGTKEAVGDQWQYYVEPEPVPEERIVELEDGDTVDLGSRELTAHHAPGHAPHQVVFEDHADDAVFTADAAGIWIPSQDRVRETSPPPNFDLEQCVTDAELIRRLDPDVLLYAHFGPGPDDTDAVLRQYEQVLREWVETVEREVVERGSEEAAIDHLAGTNEVWQVWGDHKARAETTMNVHGVLHYLKTREAH; encoded by the coding sequence ATGGCACCCGGCGACGTCTTCGACGTCGAACAGTGTAGCGACATCTCGTACGTCGATACCGGCATGTACGACACCGGCGAGTACGGCTCCGTCTACGTCGTCGACGCCGACCGCCCGGCAATCGTCGACACCGGCATCGGCACGAACTACGAGCGCGTGCTCGCCGCGCTCGACGACTGCGGCATCGCGCCCGCGGACCTCGAAGCGATTCTGGTGACGCACGTCCACCTCGACCACGCGGGCGGCGCGGGCTTCATCGCCGAGGAGTGCCCGAACGCGGACGTCTACGTCCACGAAATCGGCGCGCCCCACCTCGCGGACCCCTCGCGGCTCGTGGAGGGCACGAAGGAGGCGGTCGGCGACCAGTGGCAGTACTACGTCGAGCCCGAGCCCGTCCCCGAGGAGCGCATCGTCGAACTGGAAGACGGGGACACCGTGGACCTCGGGTCGCGGGAGCTGACCGCCCACCACGCGCCCGGACACGCCCCCCATCAGGTCGTCTTCGAGGACCACGCCGACGACGCCGTCTTCACCGCGGACGCCGCCGGCATCTGGATTCCCTCGCAGGACCGCGTGCGGGAGACGAGCCCGCCGCCGAACTTCGACCTCGAACAGTGCGTCACCGACGCCGAGCTGATTCGCCGCCTCGACCCCGACGTCCTGCTGTACGCGCACTTCGGGCCGGGGCCGGACGACACCGACGCGGTCCTCCGCCAGTACGAGCAAGTGCTACGGGAGTGGGTCGAGACCGTCGAACGCGAGGTCGTCGAGCGCGGCAGCGAGGAGGCGGCCATCGACCATCTCGCGGGCACGAACGAGGTCTGGCAGGTCTGGGGCGACCACAAGGCCCGCGCGGAAACTACAATGAACGTTCATGGAGTTCTCCACTACCTTAAGACCCGGGAGGCCCACTAG
- a CDS encoding inorganic phosphate transporter, with protein sequence MDVLFTVAVAAAAFVGFNVGGSSTGVAWGPSVGAGVTEKTTAAALMTVFVLLGGWTVGRNVVATLGSGVVAPSAFTVEASIVVLAFIGVGMVVANAYGVPISTSMTAVGAIAGLGLATDTLDWAVLGEIVVWWLVAPVAGFWCGAVVGRYLYVRLQRAAAIEQSDGPLLVLDRSALVPTPALGPGTTPREFVSTALVVVVACYMSFSAGASNVANAVAPLVGGGLLAPGPAVALAAAAIGVGAFTIARRTMASVGSELTDLPLLAAMVVTVVAATITTAASWLGIPISLALSTVMTIVGLGWGRASRTATASELARGDVHAEVTVAAASVEVEPVAEIGGERSGDLDEAALFDPSTVARFVSFWILGPSVASVLSYLAFSVLPVAGAP encoded by the coding sequence ATGGACGTCCTGTTTACCGTCGCGGTCGCCGCCGCGGCGTTCGTCGGGTTCAACGTCGGCGGGTCGTCGACGGGCGTCGCGTGGGGGCCGTCGGTCGGCGCGGGAGTCACGGAGAAGACGACCGCGGCGGCGCTGATGACCGTCTTCGTCCTGCTTGGCGGCTGGACGGTCGGCCGGAACGTCGTGGCGACGCTGGGCAGCGGCGTCGTCGCGCCGAGCGCGTTCACCGTCGAGGCGAGCATCGTCGTGCTCGCGTTCATCGGTGTCGGGATGGTGGTCGCGAACGCCTACGGCGTCCCCATCTCCACGTCGATGACGGCCGTCGGCGCCATCGCGGGCCTCGGGCTCGCGACCGACACGCTCGACTGGGCGGTACTCGGGGAAATCGTCGTCTGGTGGCTTGTCGCGCCCGTCGCCGGCTTCTGGTGTGGCGCGGTCGTCGGTCGCTACCTCTACGTCCGCCTCCAGCGGGCCGCCGCCATCGAGCAGTCCGACGGCCCGCTGCTCGTCCTCGACCGGTCCGCTCTCGTCCCGACGCCCGCGCTCGGCCCCGGGACGACGCCCCGGGAGTTCGTCAGCACCGCGCTCGTCGTCGTCGTGGCGTGCTACATGTCGTTCTCGGCGGGCGCGAGCAACGTCGCGAACGCGGTCGCGCCGCTGGTCGGCGGCGGCCTCCTCGCGCCCGGGCCGGCGGTCGCGCTCGCGGCGGCGGCCATCGGCGTCGGTGCGTTCACCATCGCACGCCGCACGATGGCCTCCGTGGGGAGCGAACTCACGGACCTCCCGCTGCTGGCGGCGATGGTCGTGACGGTCGTCGCGGCGACGATTACGACCGCCGCGTCGTGGCTCGGCATCCCCATCAGTCTCGCGCTCTCGACGGTGATGACCATCGTCGGCCTCGGCTGGGGGCGGGCGTCGCGGACGGCGACGGCCTCCGAGCTGGCGCGCGGCGACGTCCACGCCGAAGTGACCGTGGCCGCGGCCAGCGTGGAGGTCGAGCCGGTCGCCGAAATCGGCGGCGAGCGCAGCGGCGACCTCGACGAGGCCGCGCTGTTCGACCCGTCGACGGTCGCGCGGTTCGTCTCCTTCTGGATTCTCGGACCGAGCGTCGCCAGCGTGCTGTCGTACCTGGCGTTCTCGGTGCTGCCGGTGGCTGGGGCGCCGTGA
- the serS gene encoding serine--tRNA ligase, producing the protein MLSRQYVREHPDEVRAALEKKGVDADLDRILEVDEEWRDLKARGDELRHERNEVSSKIGELKQEGKDEEAQEAIERSQELKDELEEIEARADELEAELERKLLTLPMVPHEEVPVGADESENVERRREGFDNLRDLPDEVTPHYDLGEQLDILDFERGAKVSGGGFYFAKGAGARLEHALVQFMLDVHRDQGYEDVFPPIPVNSKSMEGTGQFPKFVEDAYRIGDVNDADYDDDDLWLLPTAEVPVTNMYRDEILLSDDLPLKHQAYSPNFRREAGEHGTETRGIVRVHQFNKVEMVNFVEPEHSYERFEGLVDEAEEVLRRLDLPYRILEMCTGDLGFTQAKKYDIEVWAPGDDMDDGPEEGGRWLEVSSVSNFEDFQARRAGIQYRPERHESAEYLHTLNGSGLAVPRVLVAILEYYQNDDGTVDVPEALQPYMNGQEVVEGTEKVGESALGEGDRE; encoded by the coding sequence ATGCTGAGCAGACAGTACGTCCGCGAACACCCCGACGAGGTGCGGGCCGCCCTGGAGAAGAAGGGCGTGGACGCGGACCTCGACCGGATTCTGGAAGTCGACGAGGAGTGGCGCGACCTCAAGGCACGCGGCGACGAGCTCCGCCACGAGCGCAACGAGGTCTCCTCGAAAATCGGCGAGCTCAAGCAGGAGGGGAAAGACGAGGAGGCGCAGGAGGCCATCGAGCGCTCGCAGGAGCTCAAGGACGAGCTCGAAGAAATCGAGGCGCGCGCGGACGAACTGGAGGCCGAACTGGAGCGGAAACTGCTGACGCTCCCGATGGTCCCCCACGAGGAGGTGCCCGTGGGCGCCGACGAGTCCGAGAACGTCGAGCGCCGCCGCGAGGGTTTCGACAACCTCCGCGACCTCCCCGACGAGGTGACGCCCCACTACGACCTCGGTGAACAACTGGACATCCTGGACTTCGAGCGCGGCGCGAAGGTCTCGGGCGGCGGCTTCTACTTCGCGAAGGGCGCGGGCGCCCGCCTCGAACACGCGCTCGTGCAGTTCATGCTCGACGTCCACCGCGATCAGGGCTACGAGGACGTCTTCCCGCCGATTCCCGTGAACTCGAAGTCGATGGAGGGGACCGGCCAGTTCCCGAAGTTCGTCGAGGACGCCTACCGCATCGGCGACGTCAACGACGCCGACTACGACGACGACGACCTCTGGCTGCTCCCCACGGCGGAAGTCCCGGTGACGAACATGTACCGCGACGAGATTCTGCTCAGCGACGACCTCCCCCTCAAGCATCAGGCGTACTCGCCGAACTTCCGCCGGGAGGCCGGCGAGCACGGCACCGAGACCCGCGGCATCGTGCGCGTCCACCAGTTCAACAAGGTGGAGATGGTGAACTTCGTCGAGCCCGAGCACTCCTACGAGCGCTTCGAGGGGCTCGTCGACGAGGCCGAGGAAGTGCTGCGACGCCTCGACCTCCCGTACCGGATTCTGGAGATGTGCACGGGCGACTTGGGCTTCACGCAGGCGAAGAAGTACGACATCGAGGTGTGGGCGCCCGGCGACGACATGGACGACGGCCCCGAGGAGGGCGGCCGCTGGCTGGAGGTCTCCAGCGTCTCGAACTTCGAGGACTTCCAGGCGCGCCGCGCGGGCATCCAGTACCGGCCCGAGCGCCACGAGAGCGCGGAGTACCTCCACACGCTGAACGGCTCGGGGCTGGCGGTGCCCCGGGTGCTCGTCGCGATTCTGGAGTACTACCAGAACGACGACGGCACCGTGGACGTGCCGGAGGCGCTCCAGCCGTACATGAACGGGCAGGAGGTCGTCGAGGGCACCGAGAAGGTCGGCGAGTCGGCGCTCGGCGAGGGCGACCGCGAGTAA
- a CDS encoding TIGR03557 family F420-dependent LLM class oxidoreductase, whose product MVQLGYTLSSEEHPPNDLVEYAARAEDTGFDFLSISDHFHPWVSQQGESGFVWSTLGGVAHATDDIPVGIGVVCPIMRYHPAIVAQASASVASMLDGRFFLGVGTGELLNEHIVGEHWPEHAVRLEMLEEAVEIIRKLWSGGQQSHHGKHYTVQNARLFTRPEETPPIVVSAYGPSAAETAAEIGDGFWSVGPQAAVETWAEHGGEGPRYTQLSVCYAETEEEAVETAYEWWPNTALPGELASQLPTTAHFEQACELVTRADVADSLVTGPDPEDHVAAIENAVEAGYDRVYVHQVGPDQSGFFEFYEDEVLPAVESIAPA is encoded by the coding sequence ATGGTACAGCTCGGGTACACGCTCTCCAGCGAGGAGCACCCCCCGAACGACCTCGTGGAGTACGCCGCCCGCGCGGAGGACACGGGGTTCGACTTCCTCTCGATTTCGGACCACTTCCACCCGTGGGTGAGCCAGCAGGGCGAGAGCGGCTTCGTCTGGTCGACGCTCGGCGGCGTCGCGCACGCCACCGACGACATTCCCGTGGGTATCGGCGTCGTCTGCCCGATCATGCGCTACCACCCCGCTATCGTCGCGCAGGCGTCGGCGTCGGTGGCGTCGATGCTCGACGGCCGGTTCTTCCTCGGCGTCGGCACTGGCGAACTGCTCAACGAGCACATCGTGGGCGAGCACTGGCCCGAGCACGCGGTCCGCCTCGAAATGCTCGAAGAGGCGGTCGAAATCATCCGCAAGCTCTGGTCCGGTGGCCAGCAGAGCCACCACGGGAAACACTACACCGTCCAGAACGCGCGGCTGTTCACGCGCCCCGAGGAGACGCCGCCCATCGTCGTCTCCGCGTACGGCCCGTCCGCGGCCGAGACCGCCGCCGAAATCGGGGACGGGTTCTGGTCGGTCGGCCCGCAGGCGGCCGTCGAGACGTGGGCGGAGCACGGCGGCGAGGGGCCGCGGTACACGCAGTTGAGCGTCTGCTACGCCGAGACCGAGGAGGAAGCGGTCGAGACGGCCTACGAGTGGTGGCCCAACACCGCGCTCCCCGGCGAACTCGCCTCCCAGCTGCCGACGACCGCGCACTTCGAGCAGGCCTGCGAGCTGGTCACGAGAGCGGACGTCGCGGACTCGCTCGTCACCGGCCCCGACCCCGAGGACCACGTCGCGGCCATCGAGAACGCCGTCGAGGCGGGCTACGACCGCGTGTACGTCCACCAGGTCGGCCCCGACCAATCGGGGTTCTTCGAGTTCTACGAGGACGAGGTGTTGCCCGCCGTCGAGTCGATAGCGCCGGCGTAA
- a CDS encoding nuclear transport factor 2 family protein, translated as MDDAALARAYYDAIDAGDYDALRGVLAPDFEHVRPDVTLSGREAFVSFMREDRPRTDTRHAVDAIYEGAEGVAVHGRLLAADDGRELFTFVDAFDTADGEIVGLTTYAGAIDSTAGNTSSS; from the coding sequence ATGGACGACGCTGCGCTCGCACGCGCCTACTACGACGCCATCGACGCCGGGGACTACGACGCTCTCCGTGGAGTGCTCGCGCCCGACTTCGAGCACGTCCGCCCGGACGTGACGCTCTCGGGCCGCGAGGCGTTCGTCTCGTTCATGCGCGAGGACCGGCCGCGCACTGACACCCGCCACGCCGTCGACGCCATCTACGAGGGAGCAGAGGGCGTCGCGGTCCACGGGCGCTTGCTCGCCGCCGACGACGGCCGCGAACTGTTCACGTTCGTGGACGCCTTCGACACCGCCGACGGGGAAATCGTCGGGCTGACGACTTACGCCGGCGCTATCGACTCGACGGCGGGCAACACCTCGTCCTCGTAG
- a CDS encoding DUF367 family protein, with the protein MDLHVRYEGDDDPKKCTARKLARFDEAVLHESARATPYGVVLNPHADTALSPADADHGRLVALDCSWETAGEAMFEIDGEHRALPFLVAANPVNYGQPFQLNTVEAFAAGLTILGEREHAEEILSKFTWGHTFLELNEEPLRRYSECADSAEVVAVQEDYLADEA; encoded by the coding sequence GTGGACCTGCACGTCCGGTACGAGGGCGACGACGACCCGAAGAAGTGCACGGCGCGCAAGCTCGCGCGCTTCGACGAGGCCGTCCTCCACGAGTCCGCGCGCGCGACGCCGTACGGCGTCGTCCTGAACCCGCACGCCGACACCGCGCTGTCGCCCGCGGACGCCGACCACGGCCGGCTGGTGGCGCTGGACTGCTCGTGGGAGACGGCCGGCGAAGCGATGTTCGAAATCGACGGCGAGCACCGCGCGCTCCCGTTCCTCGTCGCCGCCAACCCCGTCAACTACGGCCAGCCGTTCCAGCTCAACACCGTGGAGGCGTTCGCCGCCGGACTCACCATTCTGGGCGAGCGCGAGCACGCCGAGGAAATCCTCTCGAAGTTCACGTGGGGGCACACGTTCCTCGAACTCAACGAGGAGCCGCTCCGGCGGTACAGCGAGTGCGCGGACTCCGCGGAGGTCGTCGCGGTGCAGGAGGACTACCTCGCCGACGAAGCGTAG
- a CDS encoding 50S ribosomal protein L40e: MSESIEARLLEKQICMRCNARNPKRASECRKCGYKNLRPKAKESRST, encoded by the coding sequence ATGAGCGAGTCCATCGAGGCCCGACTGCTCGAGAAGCAGATCTGCATGCGGTGTAACGCCCGGAACCCCAAGCGCGCCTCCGAGTGCCGCAAGTGCGGGTACAAGAACCTGCGTCCGAAGGCCAAGGAGTCCCGCTCGACGTAA
- a CDS encoding GNAT family N-acetyltransferase — protein sequence MPGRPFLEGDAVDLCAVAEDDLEFLRETLNDPAVWPSLSARTPLTEKQEREWYEEHASDDNGNVNFVVAVDDQPIGSVGVHGVDDVNGSAEVGIFLGEQFWGNGYGTEAGRLVTEYAFAQHRRHRVVARVFEGNDASARIWEKLGFELEGTHRDEVFVDGEYRDVRYYSVLEDEWNGEN from the coding sequence ATGCCCGGGAGACCGTTTCTCGAAGGCGACGCGGTGGACCTCTGTGCGGTCGCCGAGGACGACCTGGAGTTCCTCCGCGAGACGCTCAACGACCCCGCAGTGTGGCCGTCGCTGTCCGCGCGCACGCCGCTGACCGAGAAACAGGAGCGAGAGTGGTACGAGGAGCACGCCAGCGACGACAACGGGAACGTGAACTTCGTCGTCGCGGTGGACGACCAGCCGATTGGCAGCGTCGGCGTCCACGGCGTCGACGACGTCAACGGCAGCGCCGAGGTCGGCATTTTCCTCGGCGAACAGTTCTGGGGGAACGGCTACGGCACCGAAGCCGGCCGTCTCGTCACCGAGTACGCGTTCGCCCAGCACCGCCGCCATCGCGTCGTCGCGCGCGTCTTCGAGGGCAACGACGCCTCCGCGCGCATCTGGGAGAAACTCGGCTTCGAGCTGGAGGGCACGCACCGCGACGAAGTGTTCGTGGACGGCGAGTACCGGGACGTGCGCTACTACTCGGTGCTCGAAGACGAGTGGAACGGCGAGAACTGA
- a CDS encoding MBL fold metallo-hydrolase, which yields MDVVHVTRDAETFTCNAYLAPGDEPTLVDAGAYDGVVDEIRRHVDDLERVVLTHQHGDHVEQLDAVVDAFDPEVYAFADHRLRTHELGDGDRVRVGDDDFEVVFTPGHAPDHVSLVSDAALFSGDVVVHDDGAFDDGSFGRTDMAGQSRERLVGSVRELLKRLPDSVEHMYSGHGEVFHGDVRSVVERALDRAERREPKYDE from the coding sequence ATGGACGTAGTCCACGTCACCCGCGACGCCGAGACGTTCACGTGCAACGCCTACCTCGCGCCCGGCGACGAGCCGACGCTCGTGGACGCCGGCGCGTACGACGGCGTCGTCGACGAGATTCGGCGCCACGTCGACGACCTCGAACGCGTCGTCCTCACGCACCAGCACGGCGACCACGTCGAGCAACTGGACGCCGTGGTGGACGCCTTCGACCCCGAGGTATACGCGTTCGCCGACCACCGCCTCCGCACGCACGAACTCGGCGACGGCGACCGCGTGCGCGTCGGCGACGACGACTTCGAGGTCGTGTTCACGCCCGGCCACGCGCCCGACCACGTCTCGCTGGTCTCCGACGCCGCGCTGTTCTCCGGGGACGTCGTCGTCCACGACGACGGCGCGTTCGACGACGGGAGCTTCGGCCGCACCGACATGGCCGGCCAGTCCCGCGAACGGCTTGTCGGGAGCGTCCGCGAACTCCTCAAGCGCCTGCCCGACTCTGTCGAACACATGTACTCCGGTCACGGCGAGGTCTTCCACGGCGACGTCCGCAGCGTGGTCGAGCGCGCGCTCGACCGCGCCGAACGCCGCGAACCCAAGTACGACGAGTAG
- a CDS encoding DUF5786 family protein — protein MGFGSYDESEQENQSLDSDDIDADDGIDTAEYEHSGDVNYEIGASNDELLDRLKDIKGE, from the coding sequence ATGGGTTTCGGGAGCTACGACGAATCCGAGCAGGAGAACCAGTCTCTCGACTCAGACGACATCGACGCCGACGACGGCATCGACACCGCCGAGTACGAGCACAGCGGCGACGTGAACTACGAGATCGGCGCGTCGAACGACGAACTCCTCGACCGACTGAAGGACATCAAAGGCGAGTAG
- a CDS encoding endonuclease dU: MKAGTRALGVAESYRGEESTVAGAVVRASRVVDGFSFTSCTVGGLDSTAAVVECYRQLDREDVQYVFVSGIAPAWFNVVDLHAVHDAVSRPVLSVSFEESEGLDAAIEREFSGDERDRRLDVYERQPDREPVTVNDERVFVRAVGCENPAEVVRAFTPEGGRPEPLRVARLAARAADRREAAGDSGL; this comes from the coding sequence GTGAAGGCCGGGACGCGGGCACTCGGTGTCGCGGAGTCATACCGGGGCGAGGAGTCCACGGTCGCCGGCGCGGTCGTGCGGGCGTCCCGAGTGGTAGACGGCTTTTCGTTTACTTCGTGCACGGTCGGCGGCCTCGACAGCACCGCGGCCGTCGTCGAGTGCTACCGCCAGTTGGACCGCGAGGACGTCCAGTACGTGTTCGTGTCGGGCATCGCGCCCGCGTGGTTCAACGTCGTGGACCTCCACGCCGTCCACGACGCCGTCTCGCGGCCCGTGCTCTCCGTCTCCTTCGAGGAGAGCGAGGGACTGGACGCCGCCATCGAACGGGAGTTCTCCGGCGACGAACGCGACCGGCGCCTCGACGTCTACGAGCGCCAGCCCGACCGGGAGCCCGTGACCGTGAACGACGAACGCGTGTTCGTGCGCGCGGTCGGCTGCGAGAACCCCGCGGAAGTCGTTCGCGCGTTCACGCCCGAAGGCGGCCGGCCGGAGCCGTTGCGGGTCGCGCGGCTGGCGGCGCGTGCGGCCGACCGACGGGAGGCCGCAGGCGACTCGGGTCTGTAA
- a CDS encoding uracil-DNA glycosylase — protein sequence MSDIDGMEGVEVTECTRCADLVESRSRIVNGDGPEDADVLFVGEAPGASEDEEGVPFVGRSGDVLDDELRDAGLPRADVRITNCVRCRPPENRDPSREELANCRPYLEREIELVDPDVIVTLGKVPGEHLLERDIAVTSEAGNVERVELGGEPREVLLCLHPAATLYDASQRETFTETIEKAATIAGESSGQSQLGDY from the coding sequence ATGAGCGACATCGACGGCATGGAGGGCGTGGAGGTCACGGAGTGCACGCGCTGTGCGGACCTCGTCGAGTCCCGGAGCCGAATCGTCAACGGGGACGGCCCCGAGGACGCCGACGTGCTGTTCGTCGGGGAGGCGCCCGGGGCGTCCGAGGACGAGGAGGGCGTGCCGTTCGTCGGGCGCAGCGGCGACGTGCTCGACGACGAACTCCGGGACGCGGGGCTGCCGCGCGCGGACGTCCGCATCACGAACTGCGTGCGCTGTCGCCCGCCGGAGAACCGCGACCCCAGCCGAGAGGAGCTGGCGAACTGCCGGCCGTACCTTGAACGCGAAATCGAGCTCGTTGACCCCGACGTAATCGTCACGCTCGGGAAGGTCCCCGGCGAACACCTGCTCGAACGGGACATCGCGGTGACGAGCGAAGCGGGGAACGTCGAGCGCGTCGAACTCGGCGGGGAGCCGCGGGAAGTCCTCCTCTGCCTGCATCCGGCGGCGACGCTGTACGACGCGAGCCAGCGCGAGACGTTCACGGAGACGATAGAGAAGGCGGCGACGATAGCCGGCGAGAGCAGCGGGCAGTCCCAGCTCGGCGACTACTGA
- the phnE gene encoding phosphonate ABC transporter, permease protein PhnE, with amino-acid sequence MSTDTEDAASTVSESVQEQFTRLRINKRARQVFSVFALVVFGWLFSLALGQVGFSIAEIMRYWPDFRDALGQFFPPGELFGLPFVDTGAYWSFIQANNLLFQLETNGAGVAFWNWTFIPGQMFVTLAMGFAGTVLGLPGALLLGVLGSERVTPYPFNFIFRGTMSVIRAIPALVWALIYIPLGGVTPFTATLAIGTDTMGNLGRLFTDALEEVEDGPIEAIGSTGASGPQRVVFGMLSQVFSPFIAWTMYILEINTRIAVTMGLIGGGGLGYVLTTQRGLFKYTNMMATILVIFVLVISVEVVSQRVRSYIRGTEESQGLIALIVEFPQRMVRTLWQ; translated from the coding sequence ATGAGCACGGACACGGAAGACGCGGCATCGACGGTTTCGGAGTCGGTACAGGAGCAGTTCACGCGGCTCCGCATCAACAAGCGCGCGCGGCAGGTGTTCTCGGTGTTCGCGCTGGTCGTGTTCGGGTGGCTGTTCTCGCTGGCGCTCGGACAGGTCGGGTTCTCTATCGCGGAAATCATGCGCTACTGGCCGGACTTCCGCGACGCGCTCGGACAGTTCTTCCCGCCGGGCGAACTGTTCGGCCTCCCGTTCGTCGACACGGGCGCGTACTGGTCGTTCATCCAGGCGAACAACCTCCTCTTCCAACTGGAGACCAACGGCGCCGGCGTCGCATTCTGGAACTGGACGTTCATCCCCGGACAGATGTTCGTCACGCTCGCGATGGGGTTCGCGGGCACCGTGCTCGGCCTGCCGGGTGCGCTCCTGTTGGGCGTGCTGGGCTCCGAGCGCGTCACGCCGTACCCGTTCAACTTCATCTTCCGCGGGACGATGAGCGTCATCCGCGCGATTCCCGCGCTCGTCTGGGCGCTCATCTACATCCCGCTGGGCGGCGTCACGCCGTTCACGGCGACGCTCGCCATCGGCACCGACACGATGGGGAACCTCGGCCGCCTGTTCACGGACGCCCTCGAAGAGGTCGAGGACGGCCCCATCGAGGCCATCGGCTCGACCGGCGCCAGCGGCCCCCAGCGCGTCGTCTTCGGGATGCTGAGTCAGGTGTTCTCGCCGTTCATCGCGTGGACGATGTACATCCTCGAAATCAACACGCGCATCGCCGTCACCATGGGCCTCATCGGCGGCGGCGGCCTCGGGTACGTGCTCACGACCCAGCGCGGGCTGTTCAAGTACACGAACATGATGGCGACGATTCTGGTCATCTTCGTGCTCGTCATCTCCGTGGAAGTCGTCAGCCAGCGCGTCCGCTCGTACATCCGCGGCACCGAGGAGTCCCAGGGGCTCATCGCGCTTATCGTGGAGTTCCCCCAGCGGATGGTCCGCACGCTCTGGCAGTGA
- the phnC gene encoding phosphonate ABC transporter ATP-binding protein, which produces MIEVSNLSKSYGEIQAVDDVSFTIPDGEFVVVLGESGAGKSTLLRCLNGLTEPTSGSITINGDPVEGPRDDVAMVFQQHYLIEEMSAYNNALTGALGRTSFFNSLLGRYTEEDKYEALRALETVGLLDESGQSVGQMSGGQQQRVGIARALVQQPNLLLADEPVASLDPASAEQVMAYIRQAADERGLSTLASLHQVNIAREFGERFLGMKDGEVIFDGYRDDLTVDVIDEIYGTIETEAIRTEAEA; this is translated from the coding sequence ATGATCGAAGTCTCAAATCTGAGCAAATCGTACGGCGAAATTCAGGCTGTCGACGACGTCTCGTTCACCATCCCCGACGGTGAGTTCGTCGTCGTGCTCGGCGAGTCCGGCGCGGGGAAGTCGACGCTCCTGCGCTGTCTCAACGGTCTCACCGAGCCGACGTCCGGCTCGATTACCATCAACGGCGACCCCGTCGAGGGGCCGCGGGACGACGTCGCGATGGTATTCCAGCAACACTACCTCATCGAGGAGATGAGCGCGTACAACAACGCCCTGACGGGTGCACTCGGTCGCACTTCGTTCTTCAACAGCCTCCTCGGTCGGTACACCGAGGAGGACAAGTACGAGGCGCTGCGTGCCCTCGAAACGGTCGGCTTGCTCGACGAGTCCGGGCAGTCAGTCGGGCAGATGAGCGGCGGCCAGCAGCAGCGCGTCGGCATCGCTCGCGCGCTCGTCCAGCAACCGAACCTCCTGCTCGCCGACGAGCCGGTCGCGAGCCTCGACCCGGCGTCCGCCGAGCAAGTGATGGCGTACATCCGGCAAGCCGCCGACGAGCGCGGCCTGTCGACGCTCGCGAGCCTCCACCAGGTGAACATCGCCCGCGAGTTCGGGGAGCGGTTCCTCGGCATGAAGGACGGCGAGGTCATTTTCGACGGCTATCGCGACGACCTCACGGTCGACGTCATCGACGAAATCTACGGCACCATCGAGACCGAAGCGATTCGAACGGAGGCGGAAGCATGA